The genomic interval TCTCCTTACTGGCATTGAAACTGTTTTcctgaaagtttcaaaattgataTGTAAGATTCAAAATTGAAGGCTTTTGGACACTGAAGATTTGTCCACTTCGGCCAAAATTTGTTAAGCCACAACAAACCATttgcacttgtaaaatgttagTAATGACAGAAAAATTTGCCTtaacaaaaaaccttttttgctAGTGCTGAAAAGTCCTAGGTGAgtatttgattgattgattgattgatggaTTGATTGACAGGCATATTTCATTCCTTCCAGGCAAGGGTCTGAGGACATTAATAGAATGGTATTAAATCTTCCTTTCAAGAAGCTATGGGAACAAAATAGTCATTTCGCCCTTAGTACCTGTTGAGTCAGTATCTTCTCTCAAAGTGCTGGGTTTAGCCTCAACTCCACGATCACTTCCGCAAACTGCACAAACTGAATTAGAACCTTCGTTGACAAACGTACACTGGGAACAACCCCAGTTGTCTGTAAGAGGGCCTTTAGAAACTGAAGGAATGGAAGATTTAGGGAATGGTCGTGGTTTAAAACCCTCTTCCGGGCAAGGTGAATGGCAAACTGTACAGTGAACTCCGACATTGTCATATAACAAACTTTGGCAATTAGGACATTTCAAACCTTCTGAACTTTGCTGAGCAATAGTTGGATGTAATTCAAGCGACAGATTGGGATAAATTCTTTGACTTGAAGAGGTCCCTTCACTTTCTGAAGCTTTCACAGAATTGGAAACAACGATAGAAGGTTCGAACTGGCAAGCAGAACAGACAGATCTATTCCACGGATTCGTTAAAGTGCATCGAGGGCATGTCCATTGTTTACCATTGCTATCAGCATTTCGAGCAACCCCCTTATCCGATCCACAGCTATTACAAAGAACTAAAGTTTGTGGATTACGAGAGTCACAAACTCGACAAGTCCATGTCGCGGTGGATTGTTTACGATGGCCACAAGCGGAGCAGGTGGAATTTCTGCCTGGGTTTATCAAGGTACACTGCTTACATGTCCACTGTTGTTCCAAAGAAAACTTCGCTCCCATCTCTTCCATTTGTGGGTTTAACGCAATCTAAACTACACGATCGATCACAAATATGGACTACACATCATCACGAAGACTTGTATTTGATATCACAAACTACATACACGGTAAATCTACCTAAAAATTTTATGTGTTTTCTATAAATAGCACTAACAGAGCTTGGTCAGCAGTGATTGGGTCAGGAGCTAAAATTTTTCCCGAGTGGGGTACCGTCGGGTATTTGTCTTGAccgatttgtttaacaaacggAAAAAATCAAAAAGGGATTTAATGTGTATtacctgtttttttctttcttttttctaggTGGAGTGGTTAGTTTCCAATTTTAGATAAGTGTTACCGAACGAATCAAGAGGCCACAAACGAATTTTTTCACCTTCTCCCatgcaatatttttgtaacAACTGAAAACGAGGCTTACTTTTACCGGAAGTCAGTATGGCAGGTTATATTTTTCCATCACTCTTGTTCTACTCTTTCGGTTTCCTACTAGAGGGGATTCCACGCGGTAGTTCTGAGCCTTCAATCGACTTTCAGGTGACTCTGTGGAAGCAAGGTAAATAACTTGATTTGATTCAAATCTCCGTTGACAATCCTTGCCTGACTGCACTTGTTAACCTTCCTGACAGGTCGTCCGTCTCAAACAGTTACCCTAAGTTATTTCCCTTTTCCATTTTCGAAATTTgtcatcagttttaaaatttaaccctgtcAACCCAAAGCTACCTATCTTTctcatttctatttttcttttccatattTCGCACTGAGTTTTGCTCGAAACCAAAACTGCTCATGATCTATCAGTTGGCCTCACAAAGATTCAATGTTCCTGAATTCAGGTTTTTTGAATGTATATTTTCTCAGCCCTTTAGTACTTTTGATTCGATCATATTTTGAACTCTCTGTACCTTTCCGTGGAGTCTCTTAAAGGTAAATTTCCTGAAGAGCACAAACATGTTGCGTGACACGATGAGACTTAACAGGGCTGGTAAGAGTCATGACATGACAGTCATGCGATCACTCCCACCGATCATCTCGTTTGGGCCAAAGCAGCCCAGCAAATATTTACTTAGCCTAATAGCAGGGAGCGATGCGAGCATAGGAGAGCTTTGCGAGGGCTGGGTTCGCGAACACATCTGTGCATGTGCAAACGTTGCAACGACCATATAAAGGAAGGATAACGCTATCTAACTGACGAATCGCTATCCGGCGGATGTATGCTAACAAACGTAGGCGCTATAGAGATTTGTGCAGAGGATAGGGATATCCACACTACGAACAAGCGGAGACAGGTTGGTGTTTTCAGACTGATGGAACCAAATTGTCTCATACGAGCGAAAAACAATAACACAAGCTGGAAAGTCACAGTGATTGAAAAGCGTATACCCTTTCTGGTCAGGCTCACAACAAGTCAGTAAGTCAATAGGATAACtgtacttgaataagctttcagttaaaaaaagtatcaagttttccttcttccagcttttgtttacttttacgCATTCCttgaatgtttcaatttttctcgcGTGACAGAAGAAAAATATAGTAGAAAGAAGGATAGAATTTTTCTTAGCGTGACTCCTCACTCGCGTACAACACCTCGTATCGCAATCACGCTTCCTCTCGAGCGCCTGCTGCGCACGCTCAGACGCTGTATCAAGCATCGAAGGGAACGACATTATAACCAGGCTTATATTCTGTATCAATTACGTAAACACAAATTATTTATATCTATTTGTTTTGCCCTGAATAACCTCAATCGTTGAGGTTTGTTGTGGATATTATTCTCTCTAATCCAAGTGgttatttatttcatacatactgagacCTATACTGTGAAGTACTATCGTTCGTGTCTCTGATTGAAAGAGTCGTTTACTTTCCATCTTTGCCTGTCagtttgagaaaaatatcagtatgtttgaagtaaaaacatCATACCATGTAAAAGTGCTTGAATTTATTCACTCGTCGATAGATCGAAAAACTCACTCGTTCGTTATTTTGATGCATTGACACTTTTATGGAAATCGTTCGTGcgcactttccatggaataatctctattttTCTACAATGGAATTCACTACTGACAAATCTCAAAGACTTTATCGTGCATGCATGAACCCTTTTTCGTTCTGATTTCAGGCGATCTTGGGGTGAACACGTATCGTATTCCCATTCTGAAATCTCTGCCTGATGGATCCCTCATCGCGTTATCTGAGGGAAGGAAGTACAACTCTGCAGACGTGGGACCAAAATTCCTGGCAATGCGCCGTTCAACTGATCAAGGATTGACATGGAGTAACACAACGTTCATTGAGGATGATGGTGAAGACCCTGATGGCCTCAATCTCGGCACCGTTTTTGTAGACGAAGAGAAAAATCGAGTTTTTGTCATATATTCCCATTGTGCGACCAAATGTGTTTATCACACCACGTTTCTGATCAGCAGTGATGATTTTGGGCTGACTTGGACAAACCCATCAAACCTGTCGGATCAGATTGGATCGTCTGTGTTTCTACCAGGACCGGGTTTTGGTATTCAGGTATTACCTTGTCGAGTCAGTTTAtattactaaattacccttGCCACATCATATTATTGTCTAACACTTGAGCTCTcatttagaaaaagaaagatcctcACAAGGGACGGCTTATCACGTGTGGTCATTCTCATCCTGGTCATGATGGTGTCTTCTGCATTGTTAGCGACGGTAAGCACGGTAGTTAAAATTGCATGTTCAATTGCATGCATAAATTGTATGTTCTTTGATTGGTGAAGAAAACTCGTGTCACTCTCTTATCCAGtcagatgcaaaaccaaatCAATGCCGACTTGGTAATTGGTTATTATTTGGTCTTTCTGATATGGCACGTGGTTGCGGCAGATGGCTTGTAGTTTCATCGAGATGcaatggaaattaaaacaaattgatctgATTTTTTATATTTAGATCCAGTCAATTTATCGTTATATTAAGAAAACTCAAGTAACTGACCACATTGActtaaactaaaatatttttggaatgAAGGAATGACTAAATCACAGACTGAGATAATAGTCATAATAGTGGATTGAATTAATAACAGACAAACTGGTTGAATCATCTTAGTTTCAAATGTCAATTTAGCGGCATTCTCCTCCCTTTTCTTCAAATTCTCGTTGTGTTCGCCACGATACGCGGTCGATTTTGCTGTTTATTCTTATTACTCATCTCTATTTCAGATCATGGAACAAGCTGGAGGGTTGCCGGGTATATTCTTCAGCAAGGTTCATTTGAGCCGGATGAATCTCAGGTATGACAGCAATCTCCGCTTACCTTTGGCTCCTAGGCGCGTTTTTGAGGTGATTGACAATGATTATGCATTCTCCCTTCTCGACAGCTTATAGAGCTTTACGACGGCAACCTACTGATGACTTCACGAAACCAAGATAATTTCCATTGCCATTGTCGCATCATGTCCAAGAGTTACGATGGCGGGGAATCATTTGCGCATTCTGACATCTACTTCGATGAAGCGTTGTTAGACCCGGTAGTTGCTGCCAGCTTACTTCGTTACAGGAACACGGTTTACTTTTCGAATCCGGCCAGTAAGCTTTTCCGAATTAATATGACCGTCCGCTGGAGTGAGGACAATGGCGAATCATGGGTGGGGTCCCTCGGAGTGTGGAAGGGTCCAAGTGGGTACTCCTGCCTGACTACCATCCCTGGAACGCAAGCAAACAACACCTTCATTGGCATGGTGTTTGAAAAAGGAGTTACTCGCTACTATGAGAGCATAGCCTTTGTTAGATTACGGTTGTGAAACACTGATCGAACAATTACATCAGCAccctgacattttttttttttggaatttttttcagggtCGCACTCCTAGTATCaattataaaattttataaCGACATTAtctctgtgattttttttcaacctaAGGCTAAGAGGTTggtttcaaaattaattaaaacgaTTCTGTCATCGAGACCATTTTAAAACCTTGTGGCGTAACTCGCAGTTAAGCCCCATTCCTCGAAACCAATTTTGTAGCTCATCAAGGCAAGGAAATATTGTTTTGACCATCTGATCGTGCGTTTGTGGTTCTGTTAGTGTGTGCGTCTGTAGAAGATGCAAAGGAAGATTGACGAGTTTGGCAACGATATACTTtatacaaaaaaggaaatgtgaagcGACTGGTGGATTAGTTGTGATAACTAGGGAGTATCATTTAGCCGACTGGAACAAGTCGACTTTTTGTTTTAAGGCACACTCGTGACTCAACAGAGGAGGATCAAAAAAAGGGATTTGGCGATACATTCAATAACAATTATAGCCCATTAAGTGCTAGTTTCGTATTCGCATGacaaaaactagaaaaaaacgTAACAGCCTAACGTAAAAATTTTGACTTCAAAAAGACAGTCAGTCCAATAAACTGCTTGAATATTATGAAAACTCCATTAATCAGTAGAATGTGCCCCTACAACCACCTCCCTACCTACTAATAGTCTgtctcccacccctccctgtgTACCGATAAACTGCATCCCACCCCTTCCTGAGTATTTATGGTCCGTCTTCCCCCACTGATAGTCAATAAAATGGTCAGCAAGCGCCACTTAGCGCGGTCGCCAAAAGCTCAAAATCCAGGCCTCGACGGGGTTCGAAACCGTTCTGTCGCGCTTTGTAATAATCGTCACACTGTCATATTTGCCGCACTTTGTAATGATATCCTTGTGAAAACCTGTCTCAATCatcatctttattattattgtaatcaCTATTATTGTTactatgattattattattattattaatatcactTCCGTCATTGACTAGGATGATGGTTATAATTTGGTCTGTTCGTCCTTCGACATTCTATACCAAGTTTATTAAAAAGTGCGTCAATTTTAAAACTAAGTGCGACGATTATCACAAGGTGCTTCCCCACAGCCCGTGCCGATACTTGCTGGGCGCTATGAGGCCACACGTCCCATTCGTTAAACTGGAAATTCTGGTAAGGTCTACGATAGCTTTGATACCGGGGTCGTTCTTGCTTGCCAATCATGACGAATGGTGTTCTGTAAATTAGTTCCCTAATGCAAATGTTAGCTAGTCTACTGCAAACGCTTTGTTAAACACAGAGtaggatttttcttttgttgacgGTTTTGAAAGCCTTCAGGGTTCTCTTACAAAACTTATGATTCCATCGTTGACGTTTGATTCTAATACATTCAGTCAAGTATGTCTACGTCATTGATGCATATCTCAAGCCTAATACTCTTTTCCCGTATACTATTTCACTTACTCGGCAATCTATGATGTGTGCGTGGTCTGTCATTACTGACCGATTTGAGGAACTTAGGGATGGAAGTTCTGTCCGTGGAACGTGAAAGACCTAAGTGCCAAGGGAATTTTCTGCCCACTTTTCCGTGTTCCGTACTCTGTCTACCGTTCTGATAATTACTTCAGTAATTATCCGCTATAGCCGATGAGGCTATTTCGTCGTGTATAACCGTAGGTGTAATCCGAGAAAATCATTTGAAACGTCTGGAAATGTGGATAAATGAAACTACATCCGCCATCTCATTTCCTGAGGAAAATCGCCTGATTATCGATCGTGCTCATTCTCTCGTTTGATTTCATGGTCTGGCATGCAATACATGCGGGTATCACTGACGAAGTTTGCTcattggggggagggggttagAATAACAGTACGAgcaatgaaagaaatttgtcaCCTACACTGAATGGAATATTTAAATCATGTATAATTACATGTATGTAGTGAAATATACATATGAGACCAACCGTAAAAGGGTTTTAGACTAATGCATTTTTTTAACGGCTCAAATTGAAATAGCAAAAAACCTCGATGCATCAACATTTTATCTCATTTAAATGAGATTTTCAGACAGAGATGCATTGAAAACTTTATTATTCGATAAGTCATTCGAAACCGTCGTATCCCTCTCTTGGATTTCTGTTGCAACAACAACGACAAATGAATTGGCCTTTTCCTTCCCATGGCATTTGCAGGAAAGCGGTAAAAATTCGAACTTTGTGACTTTGTGCCTAACCATAGCAAATTCTTTCTCTGCGTCTCCCATATCTGCAATTGTATAGATGTTGTTAGCAAGGTGCTTTTAGTATTCATTCATGAATTTGCGTCGTCTTTTGTAGATTTTCTTCCCTGATTTCTTCATCCATAGATGATAAAGAGAATATGCAATCAGTCTGTCAAAAGTTTTCTCTTATTACCATAATATCCTCCGGCCAATATTCTTTCTCTTGATTTAATCAATCTTTGGATGATAATTTctctcataacttatttactcATCTTCATTATTGTAAAATATGTAGAAAATGGCTCTATCATTCTTATTGTCTCAATTTTGTTCAATACTAAGTTTTGACTTATTTAAATCAGGAGTGCCTCGGGGTCAATTTTAGGGCCATTCCTCTTTTGACTTAGTATAAACGATATTGTCAAAGGTACAAATTACTTTCCTGTAAGAATTTTTGCAGATGACACTTCTTTACAAAAACGGGCTGAGATTTAGATGCTTGATTTTTCGAATAAATCTAAATAACCACCAATTTAGTCACTATGAACAGCTAAGCTCAAACAAGTTAACCCTGAAATTTAGTGAAACGattgaaaatatttagtttttccaaaaatgacaaaaatacacCAAGAAGATATCCAA from Pocillopora verrucosa isolate sample1 chromosome 14, ASM3666991v2, whole genome shotgun sequence carries:
- the LOC131775677 gene encoding sialidase-1 isoform X3; translated protein: MDYTSSRRLVFDITNYIHEGIPRGSSEPSIDFQVTLWKQGDLGVNTYRIPILKSLPDGSLIALSEGRKYNSADVGPKFLAMRRSTDQGLTWSNTTFIEDDGEDPDGLNLGTVFVDEEKNRVFVIYSHCATKCVYHTTFLISSDDFGLTWTNPSNLSDQIGSSVFLPGPGFGIQKKKDPHKGRLITCGHSHPGHDGVFCIVSDDHGTSWRVAGYILQQGSFEPDESQLIELYDGNLLMTSRNQDNFHCHCRIMSKSYDGGESFAHSDIYFDEALLDPVVAASLLRYRNTVYFSNPASKLFRINMTVRWSEDNGESWVGSLGVWKGPSGYSCLTTIPGTQANNTFIGMVFEKGVTRYYESIAFVRLRL
- the LOC131775677 gene encoding sialidase-1 isoform X2; the encoded protein is MAGYIFPSLLFYSFGFLLEGIPRGSSEPSIDFQVTLWKQGDLGVNTYRIPILKSLPDGSLIALSEGRKYNSADVGPKFLAMRRSTDQGLTWSNTTFIEDDGEDPDGLNLGTVFVDEEKNRVFVIYSHCATKCVYHTTFLISSDDFGLTWTNPSNLSDQIGSSVFLPGPGFGIQKKKDPHKGRLITCGHSHPGHDGVFCIVSDDHGTSWRVAGYILQQGSFEPDESQLIELYDGNLLMTSRNQDNFHCHCRIMSKSYDGGESFAHSDIYFDEALLDPVVAASLLRYRNTVYFSNPASKLFRINMTVRWSEDNGESWVGSLGVWKGPSGYSCLTTIPGTQANNTFIGMVFEKGVTRYYESIAFVRLRL
- the LOC131775677 gene encoding sialidase-1 isoform X1, producing the protein MLTNVGAIEICAEDRDIHTTNKRRQVGVFRLMEPNCLIRAKNNNTSWKVTVIEKRIPFLVRLTTSDLGVNTYRIPILKSLPDGSLIALSEGRKYNSADVGPKFLAMRRSTDQGLTWSNTTFIEDDGEDPDGLNLGTVFVDEEKNRVFVIYSHCATKCVYHTTFLISSDDFGLTWTNPSNLSDQIGSSVFLPGPGFGIQKKKDPHKGRLITCGHSHPGHDGVFCIVSDDHGTSWRVAGYILQQGSFEPDESQLIELYDGNLLMTSRNQDNFHCHCRIMSKSYDGGESFAHSDIYFDEALLDPVVAASLLRYRNTVYFSNPASKLFRINMTVRWSEDNGESWVGSLGVWKGPSGYSCLTTIPGTQANNTFIGMVFEKGVTRYYESIAFVRLRL